GTTGGGGTACGTCCTGCTGAAGTTGATATGGCTAAAATTGTAGCAGAAGGGGGTGCAGATTCCACACCAGGCAACCTGGAGCAGCCACCAGACAATATGGAAAATGTTTTTGGCTCAGGACACCCCTTGTCACCCCCTATGTCTGGAGGTAGTGTACCTCACCCAATACACCCAGTGGTTTTTTCCCACTCTCGACCTTCATCACGTGTTTTTGGCGCAAGTCGGCCTTGTGAGAGCCCTGCCACTACTCTGTGGGCTCAGAGCGATCCCACTAGCTTGGGTCCCAATATTCTCTTAGCCCCTGCTCTCCCAACAGTTCTTGCCCCTTTACGAGAGCCCAGTGATGATGTTATCCAACCTCCGGAGGATGGTCCCCTGGACCTCCATTCCTCCCAGAGAGTCCAGCCAGCTTTACAGCAACATTCAGAGAATCTAGAGAACCCTCCACAGGTGAGTGACATAGAGTCAGCTGACTCTCAAGGCAACATGGGATATGCATCTCTCCTGGTGTCTGATTCACTTCAACAATCTGTGTTGATTGCCCCACCTGTGTCAAATTATAGTGTGATTTCCCCCAGTACCCCTTCTAAAGCAGCCAGTCATCATAGCCTTACTACCCCACCTGTGAAATCACTCGCACAGGCACAGGGACAGGGCACCAGCTCCTCCCAATCACCACCAATAGCCTCTAATCCAAACCCTCTTTTTGCCCCTGGACCAATAAACTTCAATTCTTCAGCCTCTAACCAAGGTCCTCTCAATCTGACACGAGACAACACAGAAGTGACAACTGCTGAAATCACAGCTCGGTCACAGCCTCAGCCGGTTTCTCTCGTTTCTGCTACTGTCTCTAATCATAATCACAATCAGAAATCAAATTATGAACTGCTTGATTTTTCTATGCACCAGTCACAAAACCAAGCTTCTGGCCATCCTTCCTCTCTACACGAGTCTCCACAGTCTAGTAACGGATTTTACCTACAGGTTACCAAAGATGCTCAGCAAGGGGTAAGAATGGAAGGGAATGCCCCTATCCAGACCCCAGATTCTTCATCTACCCCACAAGTACCACTGGCACCCCCCCAAGCAGCTTCAAACACAGAGCCGTCACCAACAGAAACTCGTAAGACATCAGAACCTCAGAATGTACAGCAGGGACAGGGTGATGGTCCTCATGTTCCTGCGAGTGAAGCACAGCCTTCACGTGGTCAGCATCCAGCTCCAGCACAGGTGTCGGCTGCAGGGGAAggtcctcctcctgctgcataTCTTCCAGGGCCTCGTCGTCAGGTACCTCAAGATGCTCCACAGACAGCTCCCACAGATCTACCACGACCACAGTCCTCTTTAGGTAGCCAGCAAGGTTCTGTCCCCCCTCATCCACTGCCAGGACAGATGTATGGTGGCTACTATGGTCATTATGGAGAATACCCAGAAAACAGAGCAGCATACCCCCCTGGCCAGTACCAACAGCCTCCTGGAGATCCGAGAGCACAGCAGTATTATCAAGTAAGTCTTTATTTCTATGCTAGCTTGAGAACTGATTTCTAAAATGTATGGATCATATAAGAGTTGCcacaaaatgttaaaagaaaaaaaaaacattatgttgGTGCCTGTATGTCTCAGGATGGAGTATACAGGAGCAGAGCAGATCCTTGGTATGGCAGGTATGATGGGCAGACCGCAGCTTATCGTGATCCAAATTACCAGTACAGAGAGCCTCAGCCTGAGCGACCCAGCTCCAGGACTAGTCAGTATTCTGACAGGCCCTCATCCAGGTCAGTGAAAGTATCCATCTTGTGGTGTATTTGGGTTCTTTCTTCTCGAGTATGTTTTGATGTTTCTTGTACTTTACCTATGAATCTCATCTCCTTTGTTTGCTTTCTCTGATAGACAAGGCTATGCTGAAGATTACCACAGAGCAAACCAAAGTGCCTATAGTGAATATTATGCAGAATACCCCAAGAACTATGATTACAGAGGTACGAGTCATACAATGGAAAGCTGTTTACTTACTAGTATGAATCAGCATGATATTTTCCCCAATGCTCATTCAAGTGGTTGTATAGGAATTGATTCAAATGTATTAACTAATTATTGTGTGTATGCATATGgatattttttaatatgaatgactctctcactctttctggGAAGGATACAATTATGGACAGTATGACCCTCGATACAGAGGATACTATGATCAGGCATACTGGGCAAATTATGAAGGCAGAGACAACTACTATAATCAGCAAATGTATCCTGCCAGGTATGTAAAGGAAACCACTTATCCGAGTTGTACATGTCAACTATTACATTAATGTACATTTGTAAGCATCGTAAAACTATATGGATGTATTGCTGTGTATAAATTGTGTGCCACAATTATACCTCTGATTGATGGTGCTTATTTTAGTACAAGATGTTGGATTTTAGATAATTTGACTTGCCTCCACTGTGTTTGTCATGTCTATGATTTTATGTGGCATCTGGTCGCTGTGTCACTCTGATTTTGCACTCCCTTCACAGGAAAGATTACTATGATGACCAATGGCGGTACTATCCGGGTTATGATCAAAGTTTTGATGACGATTACCAACGACGTAAAGAAATGTCTGGTGATGACTTTGACCGACGCAGTGTCCATAGTGAGCAGTCAGCACATAGTGTGCAAAGCTCTCACAGCCACCACAGCAGAAGAAGCAGTTTTAGCTCACGGTCACAACAGGTAAACAATTTTCCTTCTATGCATAATTATATTGCTTTTTCCTATTTTATATACCTCcttatacagtgtgtatatataatgcGTCTAACCTTCATTGTGTAGGGTTCCTTTATTTCGCGGTTGATAATTTCTGCTCTCAACAACAACTCAGACTCGTGTTTTCCTCTAGAGATATTCTTCAATCCCCTGACACACCCAGTAGCATCTACTCTGTACCATGAACTATGATATTAAACTGTCTCATGATTCTACatcaggggtgggcaattattttccccaaggggccacatgagaaacaaaaaatattgttgagggccgGGCCAAATTTGTATAATTATTTGTataattttaatttacttttatctcctttatctaaaaaagcagtaaattgtattgttttggtgtaaatttgtcagcatacaaacacacaatacacacaattactaaccaactctattaaaaatatcaaatgactacactatataatgaatactattatactatactactgtggtgtagtgcagtgaccACAACCTTCCCGCACagagcgcacacgcacacgcacacgcacacgcacacacacacacacacacacacacacacacacactaacacactaatgctgcaatcGCACCGGATGAGTTTACATACGAGTGACGGTGCTTCGCTGGTTAAATAACAAGATaataaacagggagggagataatgataaCTCCTGAACTTAAACTGAGACACTTGTAGTAGATAAGTACCACGGAAATTGTTCTTAATGTTGCCTTCGATATAGGCTGCCTCCAACTCCTTTGTGCGCTCTTCATCAGATAAGGTCTTgtatttctctttgtgtttgatcACGTAGTAGCGATTCAGAATataatccttaaacacagcgacttGTGTACCACAAAACTAAGCACACAGCTTTACCTTTGACGCCTGTAAAGAAATGTTTAAcagtccatgtcttgttgaaaatgCGCCATTTGGAAttaacctttctttttttaacatgagccgacatttttagggggccaggggtaactggctagcgtcgcctgtcgctgtgcagacagacgcagatacatgcgtccatacgtcaggcttttcaaaataaaataaaaataaaagcaacacaattgTATTGAATGGTGTTTCACTAATAATAGTTCCTTGGCAGTTTTAGGATGGTATTCGATACAGACACATTCTTCATCTTAAGGGAAATGTGGTGGCTGAATATAGAtgcattgtgttttttgttgtgttaataTAAATGATACCTTATGCGTTGAGCTTAACTAGTAGTTGTTGGTTGAACATGTATGCAACTCACAGTTTGTGGCTTTGTCTTTTATCCTATGTCTCCCTAGTTGATCAttgtctgtttgtcttcttttcctGTAGAGCCAGGTATACATGAGCCAGCCTGACTTGGTGTCAGCTGTCTATGATACCACATCCTCCACTCTGGCTGTGGACTACTCCTGTGGACAATACCCAAACCCAGCTGATGCTTCCCAGAACTACAGCCAGTACGTGCATCCCTCTGAGTACACGACAGACAGCACCTGGGTCACCCCTGAGCAGCGTAAGAGAAGATTGCTCTCTTTTAAGACCGTTTGCCCTTTTAAGTATTACTGTTCTCCAAGAGGATCCGTATCGGAgatcggtcaaaaatatattttcatgatttttttttttttggtcttaaaTATAGCACCCCCTCGTCCCGCAACACCTGAAAAGTTTACCATACCCCACCGCTGTGCCCGATTTGGACCTGGTGGTCAACTAGTCCAAGTTCTCCCCAATCTTCCTTCAGATGGACAGCCAGCTCTTGTTGATATCTACAACATGGAGGTAgttaatataattttttttcatccataAATGAACTGGTTCCCCAAAACTACACTACATACCTGTGATTAAATGTTGATCTTGAAGTTattttgtaaagaaaatgacCAAATCTGATGTCTGTACTGTCAAGAACCTACCAGGTCAAACACTAATCCTGGGGGGAACTTGTACAAATTAAGCTCAGATAGTTCAGCAGGTGCACAATGTTATGgctttttaaagttgtttttcacaccatgtttgtgtttgcagactATGCTGCAGGATACCCAAGATCAGACAGAACTACGAGCCTTTCCTGGACCTCTTCTGAAGTAAGTGTACACATCTCAATTACTTATAGCTTACATTGTTCTATATCTCAAAATatcaaatgtaaaaatcaaaaCCAGCAAAGCAGTAgtatattttttaatacttGCTGCCTCATTGAAATTGATTTGAAGTTTGATTTGTCTCCTCTAACCAATCTCACATCTTGCTTTCTGTCCATCAGGGAAGATACCCATAAGGTGGATGTAATAAAGTTCTCCCAGAACAAAGCCCTGGAATGTTCTCGTGACAATAACCTCTTGGACAGGGACTCTGCACGTCTGCTTTGGGACTTCATTGTGTTGCTGTGTAGACAGAATGGGGTAAGACTCGGATCGAattatctgtcaataaagtcgcAAGATCTCTTCGACATGGCTGTATACTTGTTGACTCCTCATACGACTTGACGACTTGTGCCATTGGCGTCGACACATCGGCTTTTCTGTTAATGCTCTAATGCAGACATAATTTGAAAGATTAAGATCTGTGTTTTTGCATGACACAACCTTTTCATCATTGTACTCTACCATGTTTCTTTAGACTGTAGTAGGCACGGACATCTCTGACCTCCTGCTTAAAGAGCATCGCTCTGCATGGCTACCGGGCAAGAGTCCAAATGAAGCTAACTTGATTGATTTCAACAATGAACCGTTGGCGCGAGCTGAGGAAGAGCCGGGAGCCGGACCACTCTCCCTCCTGTCTGACACATTCATGACTGTCCCAGAGAACATGGGGAAGGAAACGGAACGTTTCAGGGAGCTGCTTCTGTTTGGCCGCAAGAAGGTAAGAAATGCTATACTGTCTCATTGCCATTTGCTTTAAATTTTTATCTTGTGTCCTTTTACCATGTGCTCCACTTCGTCTTTACTTCGCAGGATGCACTTGAGGCAGCCATGAAAGGAGGTCTCTGGGGCCACGCCCTGCTGTTGGCCAGTAAGATGGACAACAGGACACATGCACGTGTCATGACAAGGTAAAGTGCCAGTAATATAAAAGTTTATGgctctgtggtttgtttttaaacctatGATGATTATAATTTAATTTCGTTTGACTTTGTCGTTTAGGTTTGCCAACAGTTTGCCAATCAATGATCCTCTCCAGACTGTGTACCAACTGATGTCTGGGAGGATGCCAGCATCAGCCACTGTAACTACTGCTTTAGCCTTCTCTATATAaccctccatttttttttatgattagtctgatttaaaacaaaacaaaaaaaacaacaacatatgaTCTTGTATTCATGTAGTGCTGTGGTGAAGAAAAGTGGGGTGACTGGCGCCCCCATCTGGCCATGGTGCTGTCTAACCTTTCACACACCATGGACCTGGATGTTCGCACAATCACCACCATGGGTGACACATTAGGTAGGTTTGCTTTACACGACACATTTAACTGTTTAAAAACTCAGTCTTCGCAAAACAATAATGTGAACATTCTGTCTGcactcattttgtttttctaacagCTTCTAAGGGGTTGATTGACGCGGCACACTTCTGCTACATGATGGCCCAAGTTGGTCTTGGAGTATTCACAAAGAAGAGCACCAAGTTGGTTCTTATTGGCTCCAATCACAGGTTTGAGACAGATGATGCACGTTAATTAAGTGGGTGTGTTTAGAACGCCTCACAGTTTACTCAAAATATGTCACACATGTAACTTTTTCTTTGACTCTTTGCTTTAGTTTGCCCTTTTACCTGTTTGCCACCAATGAAGCTATTCAGAGGACTGAGGCCTATGAGTATGCTCAATCTCTAGGCTCCCATCCTTGCTCACTACCAAATTTCCAGGTAGGTTTTATTGGTCTGAttagtacatttattttcttacagAAGTGTGAATCTCATATCTCATTGTACTTACTGTGTCAAATCAGATTGTGCAGATGTGGTCTTATGGCATCTCTGTACCTCTTTGGCTCAGCatataatgaatgtttttttaacgtGGTGATACTTCTGAGGAAACGGTAACAGTGTACTCTGCTCTTTATGGTCCCTTGTTAGGTGTTCAAGTTGATCTATGCATGCCGCTTGGCTGAAGCAGGCCTAAGTGCTCAGGCCTTCCACTACTGTGAAATTATAGCGAAGACGCTCCTCATGCAGCCCTCCTACTACTCACCTGTCTTAATTAGCCAAGTTATACAGGTAAGGCTCTCGCTGTTGTTCTTGTCTATTTCCACTATTTTGTCagtacagaaattatttggatTTTGACAAAGTCTAATTAATTTTATGCTTCATTTTACGTCACCAGATGTCTGAAAAGCTACGATTTTTTGATCCTCAACTGAGGGAGAAGCCCGAGCAGGAGCTGTTCAATGAACCTGAATGGTTGATTCACCTAAGACAGTTGGATGGACAGATCAGGGTGAGGAATAAGACTCATACTTGCAGTCATAATATGAATACAATTTAGAAACAAAGAATAATTAGTTATTCCTGCATTAATTAGCGATTGTTACCCTCAAATGCTTGAATATTTAACTTTTCAGCTATCAGCAAGAGACATTATCCACAGATCGACTGCTTAACTGATAATTTGCTATCACAGGTTTTGAATAATGAATTGGAAAAATTGCATTATTGCATCCTAAAAGTTAACACTGCCTGAGTAGGGTATACACAGAACATGCTTGGAATTATTTTgactctttttgtctttttatttagaCTGGGGTAATTACTTACAGTGCTGACAGAACAACACCTACTCAGTTTGAGTGCAGCAGCCCCTCTGAGTTGGATGAAGCCAGTCCATCTGAACCTTACAACATGCCACAGGAGGTGGATGGCCACATTCCTGATAACCCACTAATGAGCTCTTTACTGCCCGGGCCTCCACCACAGGCTGTACAGCTTATACCCCCAGGTTGGCATAAACTTACTGTCTGACTGTGAGCCAATTCAAAATACATCAGATCTCACCACCTCTGTTTTTTTCAGCACCCACCTCCATCCTTCAAGAGGGAATGGCTCATCATCAGCCTCTACCCCCTGGTGATGCCCCCCAGTTCTTCCCAGTACCTCCCAGTGGACCACCAGGTCAGATCTCCATCTCAGGCTACCCTCCACAGGATTCTGGTTTTTCTGCTCCTCCCTTCCAACCTCAGCCTGAGCAGCCAGAAATGTATCCAGGAGCCCATCAGCAGCCGTGTCTCCCACCTCCTCAAGTGGGCCAAATATCACCGCACATGCCTGCTCAAGTGCCGCATTCACCTGTGCAGATGAATCCCCCACCACTCCAGATGCCTCAGCACATGCCTCCCTCTCCTGGACATATGCCACCTGTAGAGCAGCCGCACCTGCCACACCTGCCACACCTGCCACATCAGCCACACCAGCCACACCAGCCACACCACCCCCCTCCAGAGATGCAGACTGCTCAGCCAGTACCAGCTTCCCCACACAGAAACTCCTTCACACCTCAGATGGACTTCTATGACCACATGGCTCACATGGTCAGTTTTTCTGTCAAGTTGTAATTGTTGTTATGATGTTGCACAAATGTGAGACAAACTGCTCATCAAATTGTTTTACCTGACATTGCAGGGTCCTGTCAGATCAAGGACTACTTCACAGTCTTCAATGCATATGGTGtgtctttctttaaaaaaaattattaattattcatttgaataacTGTGATTTATTAAATCTTTAACAGTTCAGCAAGCACTGCATGTTACATGCAGACCTGTCCAAACAATCCAAGTGTATTGTATTATAagttacagtatattaaatgtgaaatgaaggAAGGAGTTTTATTATCCTGTgaggaaatggaaatggaaaaaaaaatgtctctttatAATAGCTAAGGCAATAGCTCTCTTCAAGAGGCTATATGTCTCTTATTCATACTCTTGTTATTCACTCTTCAGGGTCCAGGACGGCGCTCACGCACGACCTCTGAGTCGTCCACTCACTCTATTGGAAGAGAGCGCAGCAACTCATCTGTCCATCAGGTCTCTCCGCCTCCACCTTCAATTCCTGAACAACCCCAAAAAGAAGGCAAGCGACTGAAGAAAGACTCCCCGAAGAAGGTTCATTCTCACATATAACCTTACAATgatttattactattactatttattactattactgGAGTTCACTAATACTAAATGGAATTGTGTATTTCCTTTATACTCAGGGCGGTCATGGCTGGCTGAATTGGTTACCTTGGAAGGGCAAGAATCAGGCTCACTTGCcagatgacaaaaataaatctgtaagTTACTGCTGGTATAATTCAAAGTGATGTTTTAGCTTTAGTTTCTTTTTCATGCACAGGCTTTGTTTCTGTATATCTCAAGTGTTGATGAGAGCACATGTTGTCATTGTCAGATTGTATGGGATGAACAGAAGAATAGATGGGTAAACTTGAATGAGCCTGAAGAGGAGGtctgttgtgcttttttttgttacattgttTTAACTAAGCAATTGAAACTGGGAGCTTTAGATACCACCAAGGTCTGATGTGTGGCTTTCTTTAAATCTCTTAGAGTAAgccccctccaccacctcctaTTGGCTTCCCCAAGATGGCTCCAATGCCCACTCCTGGAGGGGCAGCTGGACCCCCAGGCAGTGGTCCCCCTGTCAACATGTTCTCCAGGAAGGCAGGTGAGATGATGGtgattcactgtggcatttAGTTCAGCAAATACAAGACATGCTCTTGCATTATAGCTCTGactgtaaacaaatgtccgtatacattcaaaccattgtcaaatgataagcgaatcagctccacacaacttgCTCCGTGTTTTTCAGAATAGTGAATGTAGTGATAGTAGTGAATAGTGAAGGCAAAAGCAGCATTATGCCAACAAGCTACAAAACCTTTAATTAGTGGAAATCAAAGAGACTGCATAATATGCTGTATTCAACTTTTTCTTGTCCCTCTATCATTTCAGGCACTAAGAGCAAATATGTGGATGTTTTGAACCCGAGTAGAACATCTAAACCTGGTGGATTGGCGCCTGCTCCAGCAGACATCTTTGCTCCTCTGGCACCAATGCCCATGCCTACTAACCTATTTGTGCctagttcaggtgtgtgtgtgtcaagtgtgAAATAAgtagatgaaataaaaaattcaaAAGCAAATGACCTGATTACATATCCTTTGTTTCTGTTCGTAATGTAGCTCCTGATGATCAGCAGCCTCTGGAGGGTATTGAAGGAGGACATCAGGAGCAGAATACGCCAAACACCAGCACTGCTCCACAGGTATGCCCAGTGATCTAATGTTGAAAAACAGATTCACATTGTAGCTTTAATCCTGAACAGTACCAATAGTAGGCAGTTTTGTGTCATCACTTTCAGAGACTTGTATTGCTTTCATATTAGACAATAGAGGTAAGATAGTCAAAATGAAGCACAAAGCAATTTAACTCATCCAGATTTTCTTCCTTTTGTACTTTAATCTGTTCAGATGTTCAATCCAACATTATTACCACCTGCCCCAGAGGGTCCTTCTGTGCCTGACGGCTCACAATCCGGGGAGGTAAGAGAAACAATGTCCCTGGCTGATGCTACTGTAGCTACAATAGCACCATCATGCTGCCACTGAAACATAATGCTCGGCACCTTAAATGTCTGTTCCATTTTCTGCAGGGCTCCAGATTGCGAATATTAAAAATTTTTTTGTCTAAACTAAATTAACAAGATCACTGCAGACTACCTAAAACAGAGGTCCTTAAAAAACAGAGGTCCCTAAATAGCAGCCTGCAGTGCTTGATCTGGCCCACACCCCAACCCATTGATTCCAGCTCTACATGGACAATACTATTCTCAAGCATTGAACTCTGTGGGTTTGACATTGTGAATACAAACGTATGGCTTTACACCATTTCTCTAATGAAGTGGTGCCGTGCCAGGTTCAAGAGTCACAGGCAACCCACCAAATGGAAGACAATGCACACAGTGTTGGAGATTGATGACAGTGTTAGTTAAATAAGTTTGAGTTTGGAGGTGcaagataatgttttttttatgttattaaatGTCTATTTAAAGTCACATATGCAGGGTTTGTCAGGTGCTTTTTTGTCTCAAGGTGGAGAGAGAGCAGTATTGGTTGAGCTGAATGAATCTGAGGCAACAAATGTTTTTCTGGGATCAGGTCAATAGCAGCTTATGCTCTAAATGAGGGACTATGctgtgaggtactgacacattcATGTTGCAGCTCTAAAGGGGCGATCGGGATTAGAACAGGAGATTGAACAGCTTTTAACCAAGTCTGTAGCAGATAACATTACAGTTGAACAGTTAAACTAGTCCTATTTTCATTGTGACAAGTAAGATTTAGTCGTTAAGGCATTTAGAACAGCGTTCGTAGTAGTCGGAATAAGTAAAATTACATTTGCACCAACTCCCATTTTTCAACATCTGCAATGAAATGTCTTGGGGGTTACTGAAACAGCAATTGTAGTTATTGTACTTATTATAATTATCTACTTATttgatattatatttaaattgatttaaaatatattaacaATATAGTCCGAGCAGTTTAACACCATACAGACGAAAGGAGAAACTGACACCATAGAGGGCAGGCAGATGTGGCAACAGTactgagggaggaaggaagCCAGGTAACACAGTCAAACTTGCTAactctagggctgcaactattcgattaattattaatggattataaaaaagaaattttTCTCAGATTCTTAATtaactaacaaaacaaaacattcgagaacatcatcatttccaggttttagaaacactgatcaaaatgtttcaacattttctgggccaaataattacttaatttagtgataacattttttttaattattatttgcaGCTCTAGCTAACTATGACGTGAGATAGCCTTTGAAGATGAAGCCTTTGAGTTATATTATGTCTTCCACACAGTATTTATGGTAGCTGGCACTACCTTTGCATGCTTTCACCAGCCAATCTGGATTGGCATTATAGGGTAGGGCTTTTGATGTTACAGTGAGGCATTTTTACCACAGTGAGACATCAAGCAAAACGTGAGCAAGCTTTAGTTTCCAGATCTATTTTATCAAGACCACGGGGTCTTGTCTGGTCAGGAGGAGCcagtgaagtgaaacaaacacaaacgatCAGTCAGAGTAGGCAAAATAAGCTTAACATCACTTGACTCATGACTTGATAAGTGGAGGGCCATATGAAATTGATTATCAGACCTCTGATATAGACCTTTTTATCCAATATTCTATTGTACAATTTCCTCATAAACATTGCAGTGCACAGCATTAATAGCAGTGATTGCAAAAGCTATACAATTTTTACTTACAGGTAAAACAATGTTATTTCAGTAAAATATCCATTGCCAAATATTTTGCAGTAATCCAGTTCAGATGGAAAAATTCTGAAGGTATTGGAATGACTGACTTTTTTGATCTGGAGCCCTGAGCTGTTGTAATCTAATTCAGGTCCGTGTCTCGTGAATCCTGATTTTCTAATACTGATTTTGTGAATGAGTGGGTTGTGGAAACATCAGTTCTAATTTGCGGGCGATTATTAATATGATTGGCTTGtggtttgtttacttgtttgtcTGTCCACTGTTTATTTCCCTCCCTGATGTCTTTAGCTCTCACGCTCTAGCTCAATGAGTTCTTTATCACGCGAAGTGAGTCAGCATTTAAACCAGGTACCTCTAGCTGGGCCTCAAATGGTCCACTCTCCACCCCTGCCTGTTCACACCCACCCTGCTCATTTGCATTACTAGCAACACGCTTCACTGTTTACGGCTGAGGCTTTCGCCACGCAGTATGTCCGTCTTCTCCGTGTTCACCTGCCTGCTGTCTCCAGCATTATTAACTTCACTCTCCACCTGTTAGTCAACGACAGACAGATGgttaacaccttttttttttaggatggCAACTGAAACGTTTGCTGTTCTTCAGGCTAGAATATTTCAGTAGGTTATTGGGTTGTCACGAAATGGTGTACATATATTTGGCCCACCTTTTTTGGAAACCTTTCTGTAGCACCTTTGGTTGGTCAGAGTTTGTATCTCAAACACGTACTGGCACAAAATCCAGTCTAGACATTCATTGTCACCAGAGAAATGTGTCCTACGGTTTTAAGACGGCTCATATTCTGTAGCACCATCatgagacatttttgtttcatataaTTGTGTCTAAATATAACTACAAACTCTGTT
This Solea solea chromosome 19, fSolSol10.1, whole genome shotgun sequence DNA region includes the following protein-coding sequences:
- the sec16a gene encoding protein transport protein Sec16A isoform X4, with the protein product MQPPPRTGPPGATGPPPSGSNMFRRTRPYKHTAATATMPPAAQPMTDPFAFVRGPPPMAAGGFQTLPSSNPPPMQASPNNMYSQASGGLPPQPQSFENIPAVASGSSPSLVPGVTLFNPHSTVSPVFPVPSSAGYASCNTEQGYFSNSREQTPSLATQPVPVSSAPRQMHFNQDFQGQPALQPGPFQAVPPTTSSSQCAPDHGSRPPSVQNYFQPTSDPPPQPFHVPPQSQLYPSHAPSPHHSTPTPPTQLGDPQMHMPLPPQNPANVPSTQWSDPNVPQQHISHCQTQSYFTQSSATHDFRHNQPTHDSGYHQIGTGPGQSQLKLDSGGSQHASNFGAGPSSALPPVPYSEESGTLSMFFKDNDVENEETLAGDRNKANVNGIPESYPHHNPQTHSVHTDAPLDYQGAPFPEHSHVPYMNDGNHAAQLNTQKAPDAQYDHVENLECAPNQEVLPSEIHGSPAATAVHEVDQFETGPNLEAPDSVPRPMRSASVSSNYSNMSHGSGTGARRHQGVVGTFIQQESPRLMDDPNLSAATGGYFEQIDTSPAGDLGARQSSLEQMWHPTPSPPKPTGVFQASANSSFEPVRSHGVGVRPAEVDMAKIVAEGGADSTPGNLEQPPDNMENVFGSGHPLSPPMSGGSVPHPIHPVVFSHSRPSSRVFGASRPCESPATTLWAQSDPTSLGPNILLAPALPTVLAPLREPSDDVIQPPEDGPLDLHSSQRVQPALQQHSENLENPPQVSDIESADSQGNMGYASLLVSDSLQQSVLIAPPVSNYSVISPSTPSKAASHHSLTTPPVKSLAQAQGQGTSSSQSPPIASNPNPLFAPGPINFNSSASNQGPLNLTRDNTEVTTAEITARSQPQPVSLVSATVSNHNHNQKSNYELLDFSMHQSQNQASGHPSSLHESPQSSNGFYLQVTKDAQQGVRMEGNAPIQTPDSSSTPQVPLAPPQAASNTEPSPTETRKTSEPQNVQQGQGDGPHVPASEAQPSRGQHPAPAQVSAAGEGPPPAAYLPGPRRQVPQDAPQTAPTDLPRPQSSLGSQQGSVPPHPLPGQMYGGYYGHYGEYPENRAAYPPGQYQQPPGDPRAQQYYQDGVYRSRADPWYGRYDGQTAAYRDPNYQYREPQPERPSSRTSQYSDRPSSRQGYAEDYHRANQSAYSEYYAEYPKNYDYRGYNYGQYDPRYRGYYDQAYWANYEGRDNYYNQQMYPARKDYYDDQWRYYPGYDQSFDDDYQRRKEMSGDDFDRRSVHSEQSAHSVQSSHSHHSRRSSFSSRSQQSQVYMSQPDLVSAVYDTTSSTLAVDYSCGQYPNPADASQNYSQYVHPSEYTTDSTWVTPEQPPPRPATPEKFTIPHRCARFGPGGQLVQVLPNLPSDGQPALVDIYNMETMLQDTQDQTELRAFPGPLLKEDTHKVDVIKFSQNKALECSRDNNLLDRDSARLLWDFIVLLCRQNGTVVGTDISDLLLKEHRSAWLPGKSPNEANLIDFNNEPLARAEEEPGAGPLSLLSDTFMTVPENMGKETERFRELLLFGRKKDALEAAMKGGLWGHALLLASKMDNRTHARVMTRFANSLPINDPLQTVYQLMSGRMPASATCCGEEKWGDWRPHLAMVLSNLSHTMDLDVRTITTMGDTLASKGLIDAAHFCYMMAQVGLGVFTKKSTKLVLIGSNHSLPFYLFATNEAIQRTEAYEYAQSLGSHPCSLPNFQVFKLIYACRLAEAGLSAQAFHYCEIIAKTLLMQPSYYSPVLISQVIQMSEKLRFFDPQLREKPEQELFNEPEWLIHLRQLDGQIRTGVITYSADRTTPTQFECSSPSELDEASPSEPYNMPQEVDGHIPDNPLMSSLLPGPPPQAVQLIPPAPTSILQEGMAHHQPLPPGDAPQFFPVPPSGPPGQISISGYPPQDSGFSAPPFQPQPEQPEMYPGAHQQPCLPPPQVGQISPHMPAQVPHSPVQMNPPPLQMPQHMPPSPGHMPPVEQPHLPHLPHLPHQPHQPHQPHHPPPEMQTAQPVPASPHRNSFTPQMDFYDHMAHMGPVRSRTTSQSSMHMGPGRRSRTTSESSTHSIGRERSNSSVHQVSPPPPSIPEQPQKEGKRLKKDSPKKGGHGWLNWLPWKGKNQAHLPDDKNKSIVWDEQKNRWVNLNEPEEESKPPPPPPIGFPKMAPMPTPGGAAGPPGSGPPVNMFSRKAGTKSKYVDVLNPSRTSKPGGLAPAPADIFAPLAPMPMPTNLFVPSSAPDDQQPLEGIEGGHQEQNTPNTSTAPQMFNPTLLPPAPEGPSVPDGSQSGESHPAQGAAPTGGVIFYNPAQFAQTSAPLGGGLRSGRLGGQRQYPVMK